From the genome of Eucalyptus grandis isolate ANBG69807.140 chromosome 2, ASM1654582v1, whole genome shotgun sequence, one region includes:
- the LOC104426948 gene encoding phosphoglycolate phosphatase 1A, chloroplastic codes for MLSRGVVSCSAQPQKFFSAVPRTSAAARFPPPLPPSPAPSSSSRFASVAWRRSSSSFCCSGNPNPRSRMEALRTRASAQPLQDADDLIDSVETFIFDCDGVIWKGDSLIDGVPETLDMLRSKGKRLVFVTNNSTKSRKQYGKKFETLGLSVTEEEIFASSFAAAAYLKSINFPKDKKVYVIGEDGILKELELAGIQYLGGPEDGGKKIELKPGFYMEHDEDVGAVVVGFDRYFNYYKVQYGTLCIRENPGCLFIATNRDAVTHLTDAQEWAGGGSMVGAIGGSTQREPLVVGKPSTFMMDYLADKFGIQKSQICMVGDRLDTDILFGQNGGCKTLLVLSGVTSLSMLQSPDNKIQPDFYTNKISDFLSLKAATV; via the exons ATGTTAAGCAGAGGAGTGGTGAGCTGCAGCGCACAACCGCAGAAATTCTTCTCCGCCGTCCCCAGAacctccgccgccgctcgcttcccgccgccgctgccgccgtctCCGGCGCCGTCGTCGTCTTCTAGGTTCGCGAGCGTCGCAtggaggaggagcagcagcagcttcTGCTGTAGCGGCAATCCCAACCCCCGGTCGCGGATGGAGGCCCTCAGGACCCGCGCCTCGGCCCAGCCCCTCCAGGACGCCGACGACCTCATCGACTCCGTCGAGACCTTCATCTTCGACTGCGACG GAGTTATATGGAAAGGGGATAGCCTGATAGATGGAGTCCCTGAAACACTCGATATGCTCCGCTCGAAG GGAAAGAGATTGGTCTTTGTTACCAACAACTCAACCAAGTCTAGGAAGCAATATGGAAAGAAGTTTGAGACCCTTGGACTCAGTGTCACTGAG GAAGAGATATTCGCATCGTCTTTTGCAGCTGCTGCATACCTAAAATCTATCAATTTTCCCAAGGACAAAAAG GTTTATGTGATTGGTGAGGATGGCATCTTGAAGGAGCTTGAGCTAGCTGGAATTCAATACCTTGGCGGTCCT GAAGATGGTGGGAAAAAAATAGAGCTCAAGCCCGGGTTCTACATGGAGCATGATGAGGAT GTTGGTGCTGTTGTGGTTGGATTCGATCGATACTTCAATTACTACAAAGTCCA GTATGGAACACTTTGTATACGCGAAAATCCTGGATGTCTATTCATTGCCACTAATCGCGATGCCGTAACTCATCTCACTGATGCACAGGAATGGGCAG GTGGCGGTTCTATGGTTGGTGCCATCGGGGGATCAACTCAGCGTGAGCCACTGGTTGTAGGGAAGCCATCAACTTTTATGATGGACTACCTGGCAGATAA ATTTGGCATTCAAAAGTCTCAAATTTGCATGGTCGGGGATAGACTGGATACTGATATTCTGTTTGGACAAAATGGAGGCTGTAAAACTCTTCTAGTTCTCTCAG GTGTGACCTCTTTGTCAATGCTTCAAAGTCCAGACAACAAAATACAGCCAGATTTCTACACCAATAAAATATccgattttctctctcttaaagCAGCAACTGTCTGA
- the LOC104426959 gene encoding gamma-tubulin complex component 2 has translation MADSTTATAAAAAAAAAAAAPSTPRWNVERPFLTGRFHQEVKGTSRLALDSLSGGSDRAIGCYEAAVQELIVLDDLLSAMVGVEGRYISITRVRGKEDAISFHVDASMDLALQEMAKRIFPLCQSFILISHFVESRSQFKNGLVNHAFAAALRELLLGYEAKVAQLEHQFRLGRLSIQGLWFYCQPMMGSMQALSMVIQKVSSNNFVGSAVLNLLQSQAKLMAGDNVVRSLLEKMIQQASNAYLSILERWVYEGVIDDPYGEFFIVENKSLKKESLTQDDDAKFWSERYSLKDGIPSFLANIAETILTTGKYLNVMRECGHHVQVPGSDGAKLMSSSSNHHYLECIRASYDFASGELLNLVREKYDLMGKLRSMKHYLLLDQGDFLVHFMDIARDELSKKLDEISVEKLQSLLDLALRTTAAAADPCHEDLTCCVERSSLLKRLEDIELNRTIPDDSEFEEPLSITGLETFCLSYKVRWPLSIVISRKALMKYQLIFRFLFHCKHVERQLCGAWQVHQGVRALNPGGTAISRSSLLCRSMLKFINSLLHYLTFEVLEPNWHVMLNRLQTAKSIDEVIQHHDYFLEKCLRECLLLLPGLLKKVEKLKLLCIQYAAATQWLISSSVDITQSSEKLDNSVRSEDPKSRKSATQSQAPRSMTKNATVTNSVLKFEKEFNAEIQSLGTILSSHSQAEPYLTHLAQYILGVGKNQ, from the exons ATGGCGGATTccacgacggcgacggcggcggcggcggcggcggcggcggcggcggcggcgccctCCACTCCTCGCTGGAACGTCGAGCGCCCTTTCCTCACCGGCCGCTTCCACCAgg AAGTGAAGGGGACGTCCCGCCTCGCCCTCGATTCGCTCAG TGGCGGATCGGACAGGGCAATTGGCTGTTACGAAGCTGCGGTTCAG GAACTTATCGTTCTCGATGATCTTCTCTCTGCTATGGTCGGTGTGGAAGGACGGTATATATCCATTACGAGAGTACGCGGAAAGGAGGATGCTATTTCCTTCCATGTAGATGCATCAATGGACTTAGCACTTCAG GAAATGGCTAAAAGGATTTTTCCTTTGTGTCAAAGTTTTATTCTCATTAGCCATTTTGTGGAGTCAAGGTCCCAGTTTAAGAACGGCCTTGTCAATCATGCCTTTGCTGCAGCCCTCAGAGAGCTGCTTCTG GGTTATGAGGCGAAGGTGGCGCAGCTTGAACACCAATTTCGACTTGGAAGACTTTCCATTCAAGGGCTGTGGTTTTATTGTCAG CCTATGATGGGGTCCATGCAAGCTTTGTCCATGGTGATTCAGAAGGTTTCATCCAATAATTTTGTTGGTTCTGCAGTACTTAACCTCTTACAGAGTCAG GCTAAACTCATGGCTGGTGATAATGTTGTGAGGTCGTTACTGGAAAAGATGATCCAGCAGGCAAGCAACGCGTATCTGAGTATATTAGAAAG GTGGGTCTATGAAGGAGTTATTGATGACCCTTATGGTGAATTTTTCATTGTGGAGAATAAATCTTTGAAGAAG GAAAGCCTTACACAGGATGATGATGCTAAATTCTGGAGTGAGCGTTACAGTCTCAAGGATGGGATTCCTAGCTTTCTTGCAAATATTGCTGAGACAATTTTGACTACTGGAAAATATCTAAATGTGATGAGAGAATGTGGGCACCATGTTCAG GTCCCAGGATCAGATGGTGCAAAGTTGATGAGCTCTAGCTCGAACCATCATTATCTTGAATGTATAAGAGCTTCTTATGATTTTGCTAGTGGTGAGCTCTTAAATCTTGTAAGAGAAAAG TATGATCTAATGGGAAAGTTGCGGTCTATGAAGCACTATCTTCTCCTTGATCAG GGTGATTTCCTGGTTCACTTCATGGACATAGCTCGAGATGAACTCTCAAAGAAGCTTGATGAGATATCTGTGGAGAAGCTGCAG TCTCTGCTAGACCTTGCCTTGCGTACCACAGCAGCTGCAGCAGACCCTTGCCATGAGGATTTGACATGTTGTGTG GAAAGATCATCTTTGCTTAAGAGACTGGAAGACATTGAGCTTAACCGCACTATTCCTGATGATAGTGAATTTGAGGAGCCTTTGAGCATTACTGGTCTAGAGACTTTTTGTCTTAGTTACAAG GTTCGGTGGCCATTATCCATTGTTATATCAAGAAAAGCCTTGATGAAATATCAGTTGATTTTCCGCTTTCTTTTTCACTGCAAGCATGTAGAACGCCAGCTTTGTGGAGCATGGCAAGTGCATCAA GGAGTCCGTGCTCTTAACCCAGGTGGAACAGCTATATCAAGATCATCTCTGCTGTGCCGCAGTATGCTTAAATTTATCAACAGCCTTCTGCACTACCTTACTTTTGAG GTTCTTGAACCTAATTGGCATGTGATGCTTAATAGACTTCAGACTGCAAAGAGCATAGACGAG GTCATTCAACATCATGATTATTTTCTCGAGAAGTGTTTGAGGGAATGTCTGCTTCTTTTGCCTGGACTGCTCAAG AAAGTGGAGAAGTTGAAGCTGTTGTGCATACAATATGCTGCAGCCACTCAGTGGTTGATATCATCCTCCGTAGACATCACGCAGTCAAGTGAAAAACTAGATAACTCCGTAAGGTCAGAAGATCCTAAGTCACGGAAATCAGCAACCCAATCTCAGGCTCCAAGATCAATGACGAAAAATGCAACAGTGACCAATTCTGTCCT CAAATTCGAGAAGGAGTTTAATGCTGAGATCCAGAGCCTGGGCACAATTTTGAGCAGTCATTCACAGGCGGAGCCGTATCTGACTCACCTTGCGCAGTATATCCTCGGTGTTGGAAAGAATCAATAG
- the LOC104424230 gene encoding ycf20-like protein, whose protein sequence is MACQSGAMAMQLSLLLRENEASGSSCMVLAPPVVSNSIMESCINSRVFFRLKSASFYWNSSQMRRHGWKIAFALNTGGIPGNGEQDDLNGDDADLSRTRLGRIVSAGGRQLLQKLNSARRNFPMKVFLLLLGFYTANALATILGQTGDWDVLVAGVVVAAIEGIGMLTYRKPPSLSSRRLQSFVTMMNYWKSGVCLGLFVDAFKLGS, encoded by the exons ATGGCGTGCCAGTCTGGAGCCATGGCAATGCAGTTGAGCCTGCTGCTGCGGGAAAATGAAGCCTCCGGAAGTTCCTGCATGGTCCTAGCGCCTCCTGTGGTTTCGAACTCGATAATGGAATCCTGCATCAACAGTCGAGTTTTCTTTCGGCTGAAGTCTGCATCTTTTTATTGGAACAG TTCTCAGATGAGAAGACATGGCTGGAAAATAGCCTTTGCCCTGAATACAGGCGGGATTCCTGGTAATGGCGAGCAAGACGACCTCAATGGTGATGATGCTGATCTCAGTCGTACTCGATTGGGCAGGATAGTGAGCGCTGGGGGCAGACAACTTCTGCAAAAACTGAACTCAGCTAGAAGGAATTTCCCCATGAAggtatttcttcttctattgGGTTTCTATACAGCAAATGCATTGGCGACAATTCTTGGGCAGACAGGTGACTGGGATGTGCTTGTTGCCGGTGTCGTGGTTGCAGCCATTGAGGGGATCGGTATGCTTACGTATCGAAAACCCCCTTCTCTTTCTAGCAGAAGACTTCAGTCCTTTGTCACAATGATGAATTACTGGAAATCAGGCGTTTGTTTAGGCCTGTTTGTGGACGCTTTCAAATTAGGTAGCTAG